CCGGCGACATCCTCCAGGTGGTCCAGGACCGCCGCTGGGTCAGCTTCATGTACAGCTACCCCAACCTCATCCCCGAGCGCCCCGGCACGATCCGCCGCGCCCTGTCGCTGCTGGAGCCGTACTCCTTCGAACGCGTCTACGGCGGCTGGTGGAAGCGGATCGTGCACACCGACGGCGCCGGGGCCGTCCGCCGATCCGCCGACCGCTACCTGTCCCACACCCTGGACGATCAATCGGGGTGAGACGGGCTCCCCGCGACGAGATGGACTCCCGTCGCCGAAACGAGCTCCTCACCGATGAGGCACCGGAGCGGAGCCCCGGGCAAAGCGCCGGAGCGGAACCCCGGGTGGGAGACCGGAAAAGGGATCCCGGCCTCTCACCCGGGGAGCTCCGGGAGAACCTCGAAGTCCAGGCTCAGAAGTACTTCGAGGTGAGGTCGGCCGTCGGCCACGAGGTCACCGCGCGGGCCGTCTGGCTGAGGAGCGGGTCGATCACCCCGAAGTCGGGCGTGCCCTCCTCCTCTCGGCGGTTGAACGTGGCGCAGTAGGAGATCCCGCCGCTCAGCCGGGCCAGGTAGGTGAACGTGCCGGGCATCGAGCCCGAGTGCCAGGTGTTGATGCTGCTGCCCGAGGTCCGGACCCACCAGCCACCGCCGTACCAGGAACCGCCGGAGTTGACGCCGATCTCCGGCTTCGCGAACATCTTGGCGATCGAGGCGGCGTTCAGCACCGGACCGGCGGCGTCGAAGACCATGGCGAACTTCACCATGTCGACCGCCGAGGCGATCCAGCCGCCGTTGGCGTCCTGGTTGGGCATGTTGAAACCGCCGTAGGGGTACGGCACGACGGTGCCGGAGTCGTCCACGACGGACTTGTTGGTGTACTTCGAGACGTAGTTCACCTCGCTCGTGGGCGACCCCAGCCGCAGGCTGCGGCCGAGCCTCATCCGGGTGACCCCGGCGGGCGCGAGGAGCCTCTGCTTGACGTACGACTCGTAGTCCGTGCCGGAGACCTTCTCGATGATCCGCCCCAGCAGCGCGTAGCCGTAGTTGCTGTAGACCATCTTGGAGCCGGGCTCGAAATCGAGGGGGCGGGCTGTGGAGTAGCGGATGATGTCCGCGTGGCTGATCGGCAGCGGCACGTCGAGCGCGGCGGAGATCGTGTGGTCCAGCCAGAGCCGGTCCTTGGAGACGGCGCTGTCCCAGCCACCCAGGTGCTGCATGAGTCTCAGCACGGTCACCTTGGCCAGCCTGGGGTCGGCCGCCGCCGAGAGCCCGAGCAGCGTGGTGACCGGGGCCGAGAGACTGAGCTTGCCGTCCTGGACCAGCCGCATGCTCGCGGCCGACGTGATGTGCTTGCTCAGGCTGGCGACGCGGAACAGCGAGGTCGGCTGCACGCGCGCCAGGACCGGCTGGCCCTCGACGGTGCGCACCGAGTACGTCCCGTACCCCCGCGCCAGCAGGATCTTGCCGTTGCGCGCGACCGCGAGCTGCGCGCAGCCGATCTCGCGCTCCGCGATGTACTTCTTCATCACGTCGTCGAAGCGCTTCAGCGCCGCCGGGACGACCCCGCTGACGAGCGGCTCGGCCGCCCGAGCGGGCTCGGTACCCAGGGCGAAGGCGGGCACGGCCCCGGCGCCCACCTGGAGGAGCCGGCGGCGTGTGAGCCCGGTCATGCTTGTCGTCACTGGTGACCCCCGTGTCACGTGCGTATCAGGAAAACCCATATATTACGGATCTTCCTGACTGCACACGTCCCGGCGTACCGTTCGTTATCGCGTCGCCGCAGAACCGCATGGGGCGATCCGGGGAACCGTCGCGGCACGCGGAACATTGTCGGTGAGCAAAGCTACGGTCAGAACATGGCACAGGTGATATCGCGTGACGGCACACCGATCGTCCATGACCGGGCCGGCCGCGGTCCGGCCGTCATCCTGGTGGGTGGCGGCCTGGACGACGGCTCGGAGAACGCACCCCTCGTCCCGGAGCTGGCGGAGGATTTCACGGTCGTCAACTACAGCCGCCGCGGCCGGGGGGAAAGTGGCGACACGCGGCCGTACGCGCTGGAACGCGAGATCGAGGATCTCGCGGCGTTGATCGCCGCGGCCGGCGGTTCCGCGCACCTGTTCGGCGCCTCCTCCGGCGGCGCCCTCGCACTGGAAGCCGCGGCGGCGGGGCTGCCGATCGGCAGGGTCGCGGTGTACGACGTGCCCTACAGCATCGGTGACGACGCCGTCCAGACGTGGCGCGACTACCGCACGCGGCTGCGGGCGGCGCTCGACGGCGGGCGGCGCGAGGAGGCGCTCTCGCTGTTCATGCGGCTGGCGGGTTCGTCGGACGACGACATCGCCGCGGCGAGCACCTCCCCGATGTGGCCGGCGCTGCGCGACCTCGCGCACACCCTCGCCTACGACGCCGCCTGCCTGGGAGACGGGCCCCCGCCCGTCACCCGGCTGGCGACGATCACCCAGCCGACGCTGGTGGCCACCGGCGCGGGCCTCGCCCCCCAGATGGCCGGGCTGCGGGTCGACTTCTTCGGCCAGGCCGCCGACGTGATCACCTCCCACGTCCCCGGCGCCGAGCGTCTGGTCATCGACGTGCACGAGCACGTGGTCGACCCGAAGATCCTCGCCCCCGTCCTCACCCGCTTCCTCCTGGCCTGAGCCTGGACTGAACCGGGGCCGAACCTGGGCCGAACCTGGGCTGAGCGCCCCTCCCCGGGAGCTCCGCGTCACACCCGCCCGTCCTCCCTCTCACGCCCCGGCCGTCTCCGGCCGCCGGATCCCCTGACGCGGCCGGACGCGATCCGTTCGAACTATTCGAACTATTCGAACAGGGTGTGTCGTTCACCACTCCGGCGCCTGCGGGCGATCCGGATCGTGAGCACCATGATGTCCACGACGGCGACGGCCGCCAGTACGGCCAGGCTCACGGCGAGCGCGGTGATCCCGGCCCACGCCGAGAGGATCGCCAGAGCCGCGCACACCACCAGACCGAAGATCGCCAGGAAAAGCCGCAGATTCAGCGCGCTCCTCGGATGATCATGCGTTCCTGTCTTCTCGTCCATAAGGTCACCTCCGGGCAACCTCGCTTTCCCCTCGGCTCTCCCTGTTCCCGCGAGGGGGTATGCCCCGTTTTGTACCCAAGGCGCGCGCCACCACCCCCATCGCGATCACACCGATCACCGCAGGTCACCACCCCTACGAGGGGTCACGGCGGGGGGTGGACGCGCCCGATCCCCGTGTCCCGAAGATTTCATTAGCTAGATTTGTACTACTTTGGGCTGTTTGGAGCTTATATCGGGTATGCAAGCATAAATTCGCTTTCACCGGAAATCGAATTTGCATGAAATCGGTAAGGGGGAATGGGTCATGACGAGACCTGCAAGCCTGGAACAACATCCCGATCTCATCGAAATGCGGGAAAGGTACGAACGAGCGGGCTCCAGCTCGATAGCCCAGGTCATCGACGGACTGGGCCTCCTGGCGGGCCTGTACCTGGCGATCTCTCCCTGGGTGGTCGGTTTCAACGGCCTGTCCAGGCTCTCCGTGAGCAACATCGTCACCGGCATCGCGGTCGCCGCCCTGGCCATCGCCCTCGCGTCCGCCTACGGCAGGACGTACGGGATCAGCTGGGTCGTGCCGGTCATCGGAATCTGGACCATAGTGTCGCCCTGGATCACCGGCTCGGCGACGAGGGGAAGCATCTGGAACAACGTCGTCACCGGTATCGTCATCCTCCTGCTCGGCCTGGGAGCCGTGGCGGTGGGCTCGAAGAGGATGCCCGGCATGTCTCCGAGGAGAGACGTCCCTCACCGGGGAGACACCTCCAACAGGTCGGACATGCCGAACATGCCCAACAGGCCGGACATACCCCACAGGCCCTAGGCCGGAGTGGCATCGCGCGGCGGCGAGGGATCGTCCCGCCGATGCCGCGGGCCGTACCGTCCTGGATCGAGCGCTTCGTCGTCCAGGACGG
This region of Streptosporangium sp. NBC_01495 genomic DNA includes:
- a CDS encoding serine hydrolase domain-containing protein, producing MTGLTRRRLLQVGAGAVPAFALGTEPARAAEPLVSGVVPAALKRFDDVMKKYIAEREIGCAQLAVARNGKILLARGYGTYSVRTVEGQPVLARVQPTSLFRVASLSKHITSAASMRLVQDGKLSLSAPVTTLLGLSAAADPRLAKVTVLRLMQHLGGWDSAVSKDRLWLDHTISAALDVPLPISHADIIRYSTARPLDFEPGSKMVYSNYGYALLGRIIEKVSGTDYESYVKQRLLAPAGVTRMRLGRSLRLGSPTSEVNYVSKYTNKSVVDDSGTVVPYPYGGFNMPNQDANGGWIASAVDMVKFAMVFDAAGPVLNAASIAKMFAKPEIGVNSGGSWYGGGWWVRTSGSSINTWHSGSMPGTFTYLARLSGGISYCATFNRREEEGTPDFGVIDPLLSQTARAVTSWPTADLTSKYF
- a CDS encoding alpha/beta fold hydrolase — encoded protein: MAQVISRDGTPIVHDRAGRGPAVILVGGGLDDGSENAPLVPELAEDFTVVNYSRRGRGESGDTRPYALEREIEDLAALIAAAGGSAHLFGASSGGALALEAAAAGLPIGRVAVYDVPYSIGDDAVQTWRDYRTRLRAALDGGRREEALSLFMRLAGSSDDDIAAASTSPMWPALRDLAHTLAYDAACLGDGPPPVTRLATITQPTLVATGAGLAPQMAGLRVDFFGQAADVITSHVPGAERLVIDVHEHVVDPKILAPVLTRFLLA
- a CDS encoding DUF6343 family protein; this translates as MDEKTGTHDHPRSALNLRLFLAIFGLVVCAALAILSAWAGITALAVSLAVLAAVAVVDIMVLTIRIARRRRSGERHTLFE
- a CDS encoding SPW repeat protein — its product is MTRPASLEQHPDLIEMRERYERAGSSSIAQVIDGLGLLAGLYLAISPWVVGFNGLSRLSVSNIVTGIAVAALAIALASAYGRTYGISWVVPVIGIWTIVSPWITGSATRGSIWNNVVTGIVILLLGLGAVAVGSKRMPGMSPRRDVPHRGDTSNRSDMPNMPNRPDIPHRP